TTACGCCAATCGTCTGACCCCCGGGGATGACCTTAAGTTCATTCTCGGTTCCCTGTACCGCCCTCAGCGGTTGATGTTCAAGCGGTGCTGCGTGGATCTGTGAGGGTCCCGTTATGCCTGATAAACTGAGAAAGAAGGCAAATAAAAGGCCGGGCATTAACTTCCTGAGGTTAGGCTTCAATGGCTGTCACGCTCCCTTTTGCTTCTTTCGCTTGACGAAAAAGGTGGTCGCCAATTGCGTACCTATAAGATAACCTTGCCCCCAGGCTTTTATTACTGTCAATCATTGTCCCGCTTAGCTTACAGCTGCCTTACTGGCCTCGGCCAGACCCAGCATCTCCTGTGCGTGATGCAATGTTTTTTCGGTAATTTCCACACCGCCCAGCATCCGGGCCAGCTCCATCACGCGGCCTTCAGCCGAGAGGGAGTCCACCTCAGTCATCGTGCGTCCATCTTCGACTTTTTTGGCAATCAGGTACTGATGATCCGCCATACAGGCCACCTGCGGCAGATGGGTAATGGAGAACACCTGGCAGGTGGAGGAGAGCTTGTAGAGCTTGTCCGCAATGGACTGGGCCGCCCGTCCGCTGACCCCGGTATCCACCTCATCGAAGATGAGTACAGGAATGGCATCATGCCGTGCAAAAATACTCTTCATCGCCAGCATGATCCGCGACAACTCCCCCCCTGAGGCGATCTTGCCCAGCGGACGAAGCGGCTCGCCGGGATTCGGGGAGATCATGAATTCAGCGCTGTCGATCCCCTGCCGGGTCAGACGGTACCGCCGTCCCTGATACTCCATACCACGCGGATCTTCAAGCGTCTCCATCTTCACCTGGAGTGAGGTCCGCTCCATCTGCAGATCCTTCAGCTCAACCTCCACCTGTGCAGCAAGATCCGTCGCACATTGCCGCCGCGCTCCACTTAGAGCTCCAGCCGCTTCCATTAAGATATGAAGCAGGCCATCGCGTTTAGCCGTTAATTTCAGGGTATATTCATCCTTATTCTCCAGCAGGTCAGTCTCCCGCTCAATCTGCTGATAATACTCCAGAATCTGTTCAACGCTATCTCCGTATTTACGACGCAGGCCGGTAATCTGGTCCAGACGATTCTCAATATCATCCAGCCGGGCCGGGTTGAACTCGATCTCTTCCCGGTAGTCGCGCAGCTGAAACGCCGCATCCTCCAGCTGATAATAAGCCGACTGTAGTTGCTCGAAGACTGCCCGCAGACCCTTTTCGTCATACCTCACCGCATCTTCAAGCCTGGAGATTACATTGCCAATGGACTCCAGCCCCTGCTTGTCATACAGCAGCTCGTATGCGCCGGATACTGAATCCATCATTTTCTCACTGTGGGATAGTTTTACCCGTTCTTCGGCAAGTAATTCATCTTCTCCCGGTTTTAGTCCCGCAGCAGAAATTTCCTCCAGCTGAAAACGGTACAAATCCAGCATCTGATACGCCTTTTGGCTGGATTCCTGAAGTTCCCGGAGTTCTTTTTCCACTTTGGCGAAGGCTGTATATTTCTCCTGATAATCCGCTTTGAGCGGCCCGATCACCGCTTCTCCATAGGTATCCAGCAGGCCCAGGTGACGTTCTGCCTTCAGCAGGTTCTGATGCTCATGCTGTCCATGAATATTGACCAGCTGCTCCCCTATTTCACGCAGCATGCTCAGGTTGACCATCTGGCCGTTCACGCGCGAGGTGCTTTTCCCCTGAGAGGTAATCTCCCGGCGGACCACCAGATGCTCCTCACGCTCTGCTCCGATGCCCAGCCGCTCCAGCGTATCCCAGACCGGATGGCTTCCCGGCAGACTGAAAAGCGCTTCCATTTCGGCCTTCTCACACCCATACCGGATGGAGTCAGCAGAACCGCGTCCCCCGGCAATGAGTGCCAGCGCATCTATAATGATTGATTTCCCTGCACCGGTCTCCCCTGTAAGGACATGGAACCCCGGATAAAAATGCACATCCACCGCCTCAACCACGGCCAGATTGCGTATAGACAATGTCTCTAACACGAATACAGCACCTCCGACAAGTTGATTGCCTGTCCATCCATAAGCAACTTAAGAAATATAACCCATAATCTGTGCAATGACGTCCTTGCTGTCTTCCGGCTGGCGGCAGATAATCAGGATCGTGTCGTCTCCGGAGATCGTGCCCATAATTTGCGGCCAGTCGATGTTATCGATCAGCGCAGCCACAGAATTAGCCGTTCCCGGCAGACATTTCATCACCACAAGATTCGCGGAAAAGTCGATTTGTACAAAGTTGTCCACCAGCACCCGCTTTAGCTTCTGGGTCGGGTTGTAACGCTGGTCAGTGGGCAGGGAATATTTGTAACGGCCGTCATCCATCGGCACCTTGATCAGCAGCAGTTCCTTAATATCGCGGGATACGGTAGCCTGGGTAACTTGAAATCCGGCTTCCCGCAGCGCCTCGACCAGATCATCCTGGGTTTCGATTTCCTTTTGCGAGATAATTTCTCTAATCTTGATATGTCGGTGTCCCTTCATTGTTGCCTCCTGTATTTATATTGTGCTTAACTGGATTCTCCGTCGTCCTTGCCGAAATTGATCACATGAATGTTGGAATTCACCGTATCCACATACAGTGCCCCGCTGCAATCCGGATAGATCAGCAGATAAGGAAGGATATAGTCCCGGAGTCCGCTGCCGGTGAGTTCAAGCTCCTTGCGGGGGCGGGACAGGATGACCAGATAGTAATGCTCCTCATTCCTGGTGGCTACGTAATCAATGAACAGTCTGCTGTACATCGGCGCACCATTCACTTGAAAAGACAGCGGAATCTTCAGCTTGCCGCCGATGACCTCGTAACCCGCATCCTCCAGCAGATTGATGGACGGATGCGGCTGAATGACCTTGTTGATCGGCACCCGATCCTTCATGAAGGAACCCGGGGACCCTTGCAGCCAGATATAGATTCTATAAAGGATAAAGATTGCCGCCGTAATGCCCATAAGTGCCACTACAGCCTTGTCCGAGCTCGCCACTCCCATCACCTCGGTGATTCTATTCGACGCGAGGGCGGGTGAAATCCTGCTTCCGGGCGACAACATATAATTACTAATTACTTATATTTGCAGCAAAAGAAACTCATCGCTTCGATGAGTTTCCATGGCCCGCAGCGCTGAAGGTTGCATTCGCTTCCTTAATGACCGAGTCGGCAAGCGCGGCGAAATTATTCGGCTGTGCTTCAGCCGCAGAAGGCTGCTGCGCTGAAGCCTGCTCCGTAGCTTCGGGCAACAGCTTCCAGTGTGCCAGAAATTCAATGTTTCCTTCCCCGCCGGTAATGGGGGAATACGTAAGTCCTGCAAGCGTGTAGCCCAGTTCAGCTGCCATGGACAGCACGTTTACCAGCACCTCTTTATGAACAGCCGGTTCGCGCACGACTCCAGACTTGCCCACCTTCTCGCGGCCGGCTTCGAACTGCGGCTTAATCAGCGCAGCGATATCAGCAGGACGATTCAGCAGCGCCATAAGCGGCGGCAGGATGATTTTTAGTGAAATGAAGGATACATCAATACTTGCAAAGTCAGGCACCGGTCCCTTCAAATCAGGCGGGGTCATGTAACGGAAGTTGGTCTGTTCCATTACGGTTACCCGATCATCATTACGCAGGCTCCAGTCGAGCTGGTTATGTCCAACATCAATAGCATAGACATGGGCCACACCGTTCTGAAGCGCACAATCCGTGAAGCCTCCTGTAGAGGAGCCAATATCCAGCATGTTCCTGCCGATCAGTTCGATGCTGAACTGCCGCAAGGCCTTCTCCAGCTTCAAGCCGCCGCGGCTGACATAGGGGTGCAGCGCTCCTTTGACTCTGAGGACAGAGCTCCGCAGCACCTTCATCCCCGGCTTCTCGATCCGTTCTTCGTTCGCAAGCACAAGACCCGCCATAATGGCGGCCTTGGCCTTCTCCCGGCTGTCGTAGAAGCCTTGCTCCACCAACAGCACATCAATTCGTTCCTTAGGGTGTTCCATATTCATCTCCCGATCACTTCGGTCCGCCCTCCGCCCCTGTCTTACGAGGTGGAGGTTGACTTATAGGTATAAGTGCTGAGCCCCTTCATTGACTTAATACGTGCGCACACGGCTTCAACGGTAAGGCCGGTTTCCTGGCGTTGCTCCTTAATCGACCCATGCTCGACGAAAATATCCGGCACTCCCATCAGGTGGACATGCGCATCATATATCTCATGCTCTGCAAAGAACTCAAGCACCGCACTGCCAAGGCCGCCAGCCTGGCTGGCTTCCTCCAGCACCACCATACCCGTTCCAGCATGCGCCAATTCAAGCAGCATGGAGTTATCCAGCGGCTTCAGGAAGCGCGCATTCACCACACCGACCTGAATACCTTCACGTTTCAACACTTCCGCCGCCTCTTCGGCCACCTGAACCATCGGGCCGCAGGCAAGCACGGCATAATCCTCACCGGGACGCAGACGCTCCCATGTGCCGATAGGCAGACTGTGCAGCTCAGCATCCAGAACCACACCGGTGCCGTTAATCCGCGGATAACGGTAAGCAATTGGTCCTTCATTATAGTCCAGCGCCGTCTTCATCATGTGGCGCAGCTCATTCTCATCCTTCGGCATCATAAGCACCATGTTCGGAATATGACGCATAAAAGCAATATCGTATACGCCCTGATGAGTCTCCCCGTCCGCGCCGACGAAGCCCGCACGGTCGATGGCGAACATGACATTGGCATTATGGCGGCAAATATCATGGACAATCTGATCATAAGCACGCTGCATGAAGGTGGAATAGACGGCATACACCGGCTTCATTCCTTCCATCGCCAGCGCCGCACATAAGGTGGCGGCATGCTGCTCAGCAATCCCGACGTCAATCATCCGGTCCGGGAATTCCTTGGCGAACGGGAAGAGCCCCGAGCCGCCCGGCATCGCCGGTGTGACCGCAATCAGTCTTTGATCCTGCCGTCCGAGCTCAATCAGCGTTTCCCCGAAAACTTCGGTATACATCGGGTGGCTGACCGCCTCCACGGCCTTAATGGACTGGCTTGATTCAATTTTGTAGGGCGAGATCGCATGTGATTTATAGAAGTCAGTTTCAGCCGGTTTGTAACCCTTGCCCTTCGTCGTCAGCACATGAACCAGCACAGGCCCTGATACATTATCCGCCTGATGGAAGGTGTCGATCATCTTCTCCAGATCATGACCGTCCACGGGTCCGAGATAGGTAAATCCGAGTTCTTCAAACAGAACACCGGGTACCAGCATGTTCTTCAGACCGTCCTTCACATTCTGCGCAGTCTTCGCCAGACGACCGCCGATGGCCGGAATTTTCTTCAGCAGACCTTCGACCTCATCCTTAGCCCGCAGGTAATGGCGGTCCGAACGGATTTTGCTTAAGTAGTTATGCATGGCTCCTACATTCGGCGCGATCGACATCTCATTATCATTCAGGATCACCATGAGCTTGCGGCGCTCATGGCCGATATGGTTCAGCGCTTCAAAGGCCATTCCGCCGGTGAGGGCACCATCGCCGATCACGGCAATTACCTTATTGTCTTCACCCTTCAAGTCACGGGCCATAGCCATGCCCATTGCTGCCGACAGAGAAGTGCTGCTGTGCCCGGCTTCCCAGACATCATGCTCACTCTCCGTACGTTTGACGAAGCCGCATAGTCCGCCCTGCTTGCGAAGTGTATCAAACCGATCTTGGCGGCCTGTCAGTATCTTGTGCACATAAGCCTGATGACCGACATCATATATCATCTTATCCCGGGGACTGTCATAACAGTAATGCAGGGCCAGCGTGAGTTCCACTACCCCGAGGTTAGATCCGAGATGCCCCCCTGTTACAGACAGCTTCTCGATCAGAAACTGACGAATTTCCTCCGCAAGTACAGCCAATTCTCCGACTGAGTAAGACTTGAGTTGCTGAGGATCGTTTATTTGTGGAAGCAGCACGAGTATTCCCCGCTTTCCTAGATGTTGTAAAATATAAACCCCATTATAACACAAACTAAA
This genomic interval from Paenibacillus sp. FSL H8-0332 contains the following:
- the recN gene encoding DNA repair protein RecN yields the protein MLETLSIRNLAVVEAVDVHFYPGFHVLTGETGAGKSIIIDALALIAGGRGSADSIRYGCEKAEMEALFSLPGSHPVWDTLERLGIGAEREEHLVVRREITSQGKSTSRVNGQMVNLSMLREIGEQLVNIHGQHEHQNLLKAERHLGLLDTYGEAVIGPLKADYQEKYTAFAKVEKELRELQESSQKAYQMLDLYRFQLEEISAAGLKPGEDELLAEERVKLSHSEKMMDSVSGAYELLYDKQGLESIGNVISRLEDAVRYDEKGLRAVFEQLQSAYYQLEDAAFQLRDYREEIEFNPARLDDIENRLDQITGLRRKYGDSVEQILEYYQQIERETDLLENKDEYTLKLTAKRDGLLHILMEAAGALSGARRQCATDLAAQVEVELKDLQMERTSLQVKMETLEDPRGMEYQGRRYRLTRQGIDSAEFMISPNPGEPLRPLGKIASGGELSRIMLAMKSIFARHDAIPVLIFDEVDTGVSGRAAQSIADKLYKLSSTCQVFSITHLPQVACMADHQYLIAKKVEDGRTMTEVDSLSAEGRVMELARMLGGVEITEKTLHHAQEMLGLAEASKAAVS
- the argR gene encoding transcriptional regulator ArgR, which produces MKGHRHIKIREIISQKEIETQDDLVEALREAGFQVTQATVSRDIKELLLIKVPMDDGRYKYSLPTDQRYNPTQKLKRVLVDNFVQIDFSANLVVMKCLPGTANSVAALIDNIDWPQIMGTISGDDTILIICRQPEDSKDVIAQIMGYIS
- a CDS encoding TlyA family RNA methyltransferase, with product MEHPKERIDVLLVEQGFYDSREKAKAAIMAGLVLANEERIEKPGMKVLRSSVLRVKGALHPYVSRGGLKLEKALRQFSIELIGRNMLDIGSSTGGFTDCALQNGVAHVYAIDVGHNQLDWSLRNDDRVTVMEQTNFRYMTPPDLKGPVPDFASIDVSFISLKIILPPLMALLNRPADIAALIKPQFEAGREKVGKSGVVREPAVHKEVLVNVLSMAAELGYTLAGLTYSPITGGEGNIEFLAHWKLLPEATEQASAQQPSAAEAQPNNFAALADSVIKEANATFSAAGHGNSSKR
- the dxs gene encoding 1-deoxy-D-xylulose-5-phosphate synthase — its product is MLLPQINDPQQLKSYSVGELAVLAEEIRQFLIEKLSVTGGHLGSNLGVVELTLALHYCYDSPRDKMIYDVGHQAYVHKILTGRQDRFDTLRKQGGLCGFVKRTESEHDVWEAGHSSTSLSAAMGMAMARDLKGEDNKVIAVIGDGALTGGMAFEALNHIGHERRKLMVILNDNEMSIAPNVGAMHNYLSKIRSDRHYLRAKDEVEGLLKKIPAIGGRLAKTAQNVKDGLKNMLVPGVLFEELGFTYLGPVDGHDLEKMIDTFHQADNVSGPVLVHVLTTKGKGYKPAETDFYKSHAISPYKIESSQSIKAVEAVSHPMYTEVFGETLIELGRQDQRLIAVTPAMPGGSGLFPFAKEFPDRMIDVGIAEQHAATLCAALAMEGMKPVYAVYSTFMQRAYDQIVHDICRHNANVMFAIDRAGFVGADGETHQGVYDIAFMRHIPNMVLMMPKDENELRHMMKTALDYNEGPIAYRYPRINGTGVVLDAELHSLPIGTWERLRPGEDYAVLACGPMVQVAEEAAEVLKREGIQVGVVNARFLKPLDNSMLLELAHAGTGMVVLEEASQAGGLGSAVLEFFAEHEIYDAHVHLMGVPDIFVEHGSIKEQRQETGLTVEAVCARIKSMKGLSTYTYKSTSTS